One segment of Erigeron canadensis isolate Cc75 chromosome 2, C_canadensis_v1, whole genome shotgun sequence DNA contains the following:
- the LOC122590024 gene encoding uncharacterized protein LOC122590024: protein MALFTKTTLVISFLLLIYITSVSGGRNGGVNHAYSLHKDGFRIHARKLSVLDAVLDYDDAGANPRHDPRRGRGGGRNP, encoded by the exons ATGGCTCTTTTTACCAAAACTACTCTTGTCATTTCATTTCTATTGCTCATTTACATAACTTCAG TGAGCGGTGGCAGGAATGGTGGCGTAAATCATGCTTACTCTCTCCACAAG GATGGTTTTAGGATACACGCAAGGAAGCTTTCGGTACTTGATGCAGTTTTAGACTATGACGATGCCGGAGCCAATCCAAGGCACGATCCAAGGAGAGGGAGGGGCGGTGGTAGAAACCCATAA
- the LOC122589912 gene encoding acyl-CoA-binding domain-containing protein 1-like, producing the protein MLDWQQYTQSIILGLIFSYLVSKLFSLILSFRHQNLRLTRSTSSLDDQEQQQEEEPLIPKDITENEPVSNNDSDDDDWEGVESTELDETFSAATAFVAATAADKSSQKVSSELQLQLYGLYKIATEGPCSAPQPSALKITARAKWNAWQKLGAMPPEEAMIKYIEIITQLYPTWAAGSTSRRGENDNERSSNDTRPMGPVFSSFIHEEESDELKLDAVHAFAREGDTENLIKCVESGVPVDTKDSEGRTPLHWAVDRGHVEAAELLLSRNADVNIKDNEGQTPLHYAAVCERESIAELLVKKNAATDIKDDDGNYPFDLCDSKWPWIQPQVPSFDS; encoded by the exons atgttagacTGGCAACAATACACTCAATCAATAATCTTGGGACTCATTTTCTCATATCTCGTCTCTAAACTTTTCTCTCTAATCCTCTCTTTTCGCCACCAAAATCTCCGCTTAACTCGCTCCACCTCATCTCTTGATGATCAAGAGCAGCAGCAGGAGGAGGAGCCTTTAATTCCAAAAGATATTACTGAAAATGAACCAGTTAGTAATaatgatagtgatgatgatgattgggaAGGTGTGGAGAGTACGGAACTAGACGAAACGTTTAGCGCGGCCACGGCGTTTGTGGCTGCGACAGCGGCGGATAAATCGTCGCAGAAAGTGAGCAGTGAGTTGCAGTTGCAGCTGTATGGGTTGTATAAGATTGCTACTGAAGGTCCTTGTAGTGCTCCTCAGCCTTCTGCTCTCAAAATCACTGCTAGAGCTAAATG GAATGCATGGCAGAAATTAGGTGCAATGCCCCCAGAGGAAGCGATGATAAAGTATATTGAAATTATTACTCAGTTATACCCTACTTGGGCTGCTGGTTCAACTTCT AGAAGAGGTGAAAATGACAACGAACGATCAAGTAATGATACTAGACCAATGGGACCTGTTTTCAGCTCTTTTATCCATGAAGAGGAATCTGACGAGCT AAAGTTAGATGCTGTACACGCCTTCGCAAGAGAAGGTGATACAGAGAACTTGATCAAGTGTGTTGAGAGTGGTGTTCCGGTGGATACAAAGG ATAGCGAGGGCCGGACACCTTTGCACTGGGCTGTTGATCGTGGCCATGTAGAAGCTGCAGAATTACTGTTGAGCAGGAACGCTGATGTGAACATAAAG GATAATGAGGGCCAGACACCATTGCATTATGCTGCTGTTTGTGAAAGAGAAAGCATTGCCGAGTTGCTTGTGAAGAAAAATGCTGCTACGGATATCAAAGATGACGATGGAAATTACCCTTTTGATCTTTGTGATTCAAAATGGCCCTGGATCCAACCCCAAGTACCCTCTTTTGATTCATAG
- the LOC122588060 gene encoding glutathione S-transferase T3-like, producing MDPLFFESVPSSVQPNTGFSGFANETQPGFSGFAGGSSSHFASQQVQDEEEEEEKEVEEEEVEAIPETQVSVKGKRECRNWGKDEEACLAKAWLNVSEDPYVRNAQTAGSFWKKVKFQLDSHLNRESGRTPKMCWSKWKDLKHKVSGFCGIYNVKKSKMPSGQSDEDVFKSAVALYMRKYNNKSGFPHVEA from the coding sequence ATGGATCCATTGTTTTTCGAATCTGTCCCGTCAAGTGTCCAACCGAATAccgggttttcgggttttgCAAATGAAACTCAACCCGGGTTTTCGGGTTTCGCGGGTGGTTCATCATCACACTTCGCGAGTCAACAGGttcaagatgaagaagaagaagaagaaaaagaggtgGAGGAGGAAGAGGTGGAAGCAATACCCGAGACCCAAGTCTCGGTTAAAGGTAAAAGAGAGTGTCGAAATTGGGGGAAGGATGAAGAGGCGTGTTTGGCAAAAGCTTGGTTAAACGTTTCCGAGGATCCATACGTCAGAAACGCCCAAACGGCGGGTTCGTTTTGGAAGAAGGTGAAGTTTCAGTTGGACTCACACTTGAACCGTGAGTCAGGACGTACCCCAAAAATGTGTTGGtcgaaatggaaggatttgaagcATAAGGTGTCGGGTTTTTGTGGTATTTACAATGTGAAGAAAAGTAAGATGCCGAGTGGCCAAAGTGACGAGGATGTGTTTAAGTCGGCCGTGGCATTGTATATGCGGAAATACAATAACAAGTCCGGGTTTCCGCATGTAGAGGCGTGA